The genomic segment tcagtaatactgtaataataactttggggcacctgggtggctcacctggttaagcatctgccttagttcagctcaggtcatgatcctggggtcctggaattgggcccAGAGTCGGGCTTCCTGACCacgagggagtctgcttctccctctgcccctccccatcactcATGTTCACTctctgaattaaataaataaaatcttaaaaaaatatattgtaataacTTCATATAGAGACAGCTGATAACTATGCTCACATGGTGAGCATTCTGTAAGGATtttaattgtcaaatcactatgttttacagttaaaattatttttgtatgtcaactatatttcagttaaaataacaaaacacaaaacagtaaagtttaaagaaaaacaattactaaagtgtatctcaaaaaaataaaaataaaaaagtgtttctCAAGTTTTTGTTCACTGTTGCTTCCCCTACCCTAAGGAGCCTTTGCAGAGTTTTTCCTACCCTAAAGTCCCACCATCTATGGAACTTTAATACCCACTGATACACTGTACATCTACCCGTGTTTTATAGATATATGTGTTTTCggggtttcttttttttggcCCCAAGACTAATCTTCAAGaatgcatgaattttttttttttttttaagatttttaaaattttatttatttgacagacagagatcacaaataggtagagaggcaggcagagagaaagagaggaggaagcaggctccctgccgagcagagaacccaatgcgggactcgatccccgaaccctgagaccatgacctgagccgaaggcagaggcctaagccactgagccacccaggcgccccaagaatgcaTGAATTAAACGAACCCAAAGCAACATGCCTGTTCATCACTGCCAACTAGGGGCTGGGTACACTGTGGTATTTTATGTATATCATTTTGTCTCATCCTGTCCCCAATTTGCACCCAGGAGAAAGAAGCTCTGAGAAGTCAAATAATATAGCCACATCCCACACGTAGGAAGTTGCAGACTCAGAATTCAAAACAAGGTATCCCAAGTTCTAAAATCTGTATTCTTAAAAATTTGAGTTTCCAAGTTCCCTCCAGACTATTTTCTTAAAACTTCAGccctaggtgcctgggtggctcagtgggttaaaatttcAGCCCCTATTCTTAATGAATTCTATAAGAGATGTGTTGTTGACTGCACATTAACAGGATACAACTTATGTACGGTTTTTGTAAGGGAAGTAGTAATTGCAAAAACTAactacacataatttttaaattcagtttcttaaaatttgaGCCACACtgtaataataaaagataataagGTATCCAACAATAAGAGATCCAACAATCAAAAACAagtttattggggcgcctgggtggcttagtgggttaaaggttaaatcgggctctctgctcagcagggaacctgcttcctcctcttgctctgcttgtctctctgcctacttgtgatctgtttgtcaaataaataaataaaatcttaaaaaaaaaagaaagaaagaaacaagtttattttattaaaaaaaaaatcacatgaggggcacctgggtggctcagtgggttggagcctctgccttcggcttaggttatgaccccagggtcctgggatagagccccgcattgggctctctgctcagcaggaaccctgcttcctcctctctctctgcctgcctttctgcctacttgtgatctctgtcaaataaataaataaaatcttggggcgcctgggtggctcagtgggttaagccgctgccttcggctcaggtcatgatctcagggtcctgggatcgagccccgcatcgggctctctgctcggcagggagcctgcttccctctctctctgcctgcctctccatctacttgtgatttctctctgtaaaataaataaataaaatctttataaaaaataaataaataaataaataaataaataaaatcttaaaaaaaaaaaaatcacatgaaacacaatacaaaatggaaacaatagaGCAGTAAGTCTTACCATTATAAAAAGGCCACCATTTTGTTCAACTTCAGCAGTTTCCATCAGAAGTTCAATTGCCTTTTTGTTCCCAATTATTCTCACTACTCGCATTATCAGATCTTTCTTTGGTTCCTGCAACCTGTTAAGGAACAgagtaaaataatattaatctCTTTATTTCTTGTATAAAGTTGAAGAAATATATCTTTGTCTCCAGTTTAATTCCCAAGTAGAATCAAAATCCTATTCTGGTAACATCTGCTTTTTACAATCTTCAATATTTAACCTTAGAATCACTGACATGCCAACACTACTACCTTGGGTCAAAGAGACAGTAAACTCAAGATTCCATCTCAAGTTTCAGAACTGGCCTTTTCATTTTGCCTTAATGGACTAGGGTGAATTTCATAATAAATGTGCACATCCAGCAAGGGGAATGCAAGCCTAAAAGCAAAAAAGGTAAATCCATTCTTGTCAAAACCAGTAACAAACATACAATATGCTCTCAATTATCATGCCAGAAGTTAGTTCTCATAAATCCAGAGATGTGTGGTAACTTTAAAGTGGATAGGatctttctctcagtctctctgcttCAGAATAAAGGCCATAGTTAATATTAACTGATGACTTACCATGGGATGAGCACAATCCTAAAACCTCTGTATGCATTATCTCAGTTAATCACCTCAACAACCTTATGAACTAGGTACTTATTTTCATCTTACCACTGAGAGGTAAAAACACAGGAAACCTAATACTTCTCACATCATAGTCCACACTCCATAGAGATGAGTGAGGATTAACACAGAAGTTCTACCAGTTCTCTAACTAGACCTAGTTTTCTTGCTCCTTTTCAACAAGACGCAGTGAATTACTGGAGAAAGAGCACTGGACTAGGAACAAAGCAACCAAGGTTTAGTTCCAAATCTGACACTTAAAACTGTGACTTTGGACtactgggtctcagtttccttatcagtaaaatgaagGCTTTGGTTTACAAAATCTCTAAATTCTTTTCCAACAGTCAAATTCCAAGCTCACTCTGTAGGTTAAAAGTCTAGTATTAGCATTATTATTCTTGAACCATatcttttttgttaatattttatttattattacaagtaagcaaagaggcgggcagagagagagagagaggaggaagcaggctccctgctgagcaaagagcctaatgtgggactcgatcccaggaccctgagatcatgacctgagccgaaggcagaggctttaacccactgtgccacccaggcaccccgaaccatatctgtttttaaatttgttcctTAATACTTAGAGCtaagaaaaagttaaacaaaatctgaacttgttgaaaataaatttaccaaatgccaagaaattctacttctaggtatttactcaggaaaaattaaaatatatgtcctAATATCTGCATGTCAAAGCgcagagagcttttttttttctcatattatgCTCATATAGCATGATAGTCAAAAAGTAAAATAGCAATATGGTTTGCATatgtatagaaatttaaaaattaagtattgaTGCCTACTACAAAATGGACAAGTCTCAAAAACATTACAAATACAGACCagacactgtatgattccattattatgaaatgtccagaaaatgCTAATTTATGCCAACAGAAAGTAGATGAGCAGTTATTTGGGATAGGAACAAAGAATAACTttaggggagcctaggtggctcagttggttaagcgtctgcctttggcttaggtcatgatcccagggtcctgggatcgagccccacatgggggctccttgctcaacagggagtctgcttctccctccccctgcccctgcttgtgtgcacaagcactctgtcaaacaaacaaacaaacaaataaataaatgttttaaaaacaaaacaaaacaaaaaacccaaaaccaaaacctttAAATGGGCATATAGTCATGACGGATCTTTATAGgatgatgttttttaaaagtgatttttggTGATATTCATAAAACCGATAAATTTACTAAAGAATCAATACCCAAGATGGGTGGACTTTATCAAGTGTACAATATGCCTCAATGAAGTTATAAAAGGTCATGAATATCTGGAAACactaaaaatgagcaaaagcaaagcaaaaaccaaacacccatgatttaaaaacatattttttgatcTAAAGAGCTCCAAAGCACTAAATGACAAAAATCATTAAGATTTCAAAAaagcttgggacgcctgggtggctcagttggttaagcagctgccttcagctcaggtcatcccagcgtcctgggatcgagtcccacatcaggctacttgcttggcagggagcctgcttctccctctgaccctgcctgccactctgtctgcctgtgctcgctctcattctctctctctctgacaaataaataaaataaaaaaaaacttaaaaaaaaaaaaaaaaagatttcaaaaaagccaaaaaaaaaaaaaaagttcataaaagttacaaaatttcattatttttatcaggCCTGTCCAAACTTaggaaacacaaagaaacatCACCCTTAATGCATTTGGAATTATTTCCTATAAACGGAAGATAGTTGGTCAAGTGCTCATTTGCAGGCCAAATTTTAATGCTCACCTGAAAGAAATTTCATCAGCCACTTTCTCTTGCGAATCGTCCTCTGTGATCTCATATCGGCCTTTATAGTCCATTTCTAGTCTGTCCCCCAGTCTGTCTTTGACAGGTCGTTTCCGTTTGAGATGACCTTgcccattttcctcttcctttgatCCCATTTTTTTGCCTCCATGCATATATTCATCTAGCTCTTTGTCTAATTCTTTTGTATGTTCTTGAGATTCCCTCTTAAGTTTCTTAGCAAGTAAATAATTGTAAGTCTCGGATTGTCTGCTTTTGTCAATAGTACCCTCCATTCCCAAGATACCAAGTTCAGTGGCCACTGCATCTTGATTCTGTTCTTGAAGCACAGCACCCCATATGTTGTTAACCTTCTTTCCTCCAGGAACAGGTGGTTTCTCGCTGCTCTGGCCAAACTGAAAAGGCTCTGGCTTCGGAAGTGGGTTAAAACATTTCTGTCGCTTGCGTTTCCAAAGGGAGCTATCATCATCTGAATCAGAAAAACTCTCTTCACTTGAATCCACACTTTTAACAGTCCGATAATGTGATACTGGTGCACATGGTATTGCAGTACCCTGGTAGGGCCTCACTGCGCTGTCCCCACCTAGTGTTTTCTGCAAGTGAAAGGAAATACAATCAATTCCACCAAACATATTAAATCCACTCACCATgtgctatttaaaaagaaaattatttcggGATTCAGCCGAACCACTGAAGCAGAACAATCCTCAATGAATCTCTGAAACCAACCCAGTCCCTTCTTTTCTAAAGTTCCACATGGAATTTGCCAATTTTAAAACCATTACAAATTCGTATTTCTAAAGCTAATACAGAACTTAGTTCTAAAGTCTCTTTCTAAAAAGCTATTTAATTCCCACATCAGAAGATTTTCAGTATTTACGGTTATtgtcagaatgtttaaaaatggcATGCACAATAACTTCGTAacagttgtgaaaattaaaaggaaacctCACTAAACTGGAGTCAGGAAGCTTGAAGGGGGAGTTTTCATGTCCTATCAGAGGAAAAGACCTGATGTTTCATCTCCCACACGAAGAAGCCTATATCTTACTAACACAGCAGAAGATTTTCTTCTTGCCTGGCAACAGTCCAGCCAATAAGACTGTCCCAACTCAGCCAATTAAAAgccatatactttattttttttaagattttatttatttattagaaagagaaagagagagagagggagacaagcagggggaagggcggagacagcagcagactccctgtggagcagggagcccaatgcagggcttgatcccagaaccctgggatcatgacctgagctgaaggcaaatgcttaaccaatggagttACCCACGCAACCCAAAAAACCACTACTTTTAACTCCCAGTTTATTccagtggactttttttttttttaagatttatttatttatttgacagagagagagatcacaagtagacagagaggcaggcagagagagagagagagagagaagcaggctccctgctgagcagagagcccgatgcgggactcgatcccaggaccctgagatcatgacctgagccgaaggcagcggcttaacccactgagccacccaggcgccctccagtgGACTTTTTTACAGCCCTTCTCaacttctccccttcctctaTAAGAGCATTCCTCTGTTTCCCACCGGTCTATGGTTTTGCCCTAGCATGCCTGTTCAGTTGTGATTCTCTGCTGTTCCAGAATAAACCCTTTTTTGCTGGTAAGATAACTGGTTAAAGGTTAACGCAGTTGTTAACAGagtatgttctctttctttccaaacaTGTATTTCTTGCATTTGGACACAACCAACTTCCTTTATACAGTTTAGTGACCACACTCTTTTGAGATCAGATagtcaactcctttgggtaagaATTCCTGCCACACTATTAAAACTGCATAGTCCACGGCATTAAGTTTACGAAGTCATGGGTCAATCTATGTAAAACCACCTGGAAAAGATTGAAAACCTAAACTGAAACCTTCATATCAACTTCCTAAGACATCTATATGCAAAAGGGAGCAccttggggcttctgggtggctcagtcagttaagtattggACTCCTGAtttggcccaggttatgatctcagagtcatgaaatcaagcctCACCTTGGGCTCCACTTCAGAACCTCAGCACttagcttgggattctctctgccccttccccatctctctccctaaaataaataaaatcttataaaaaaaaacaaaaaaaactcgaCACTTGTGTTTTGAACTAAACGAAGGATTTGCTGAGCTCCCCAGTGTTCAGCACAATGGCTTATGACATATGATAGGtgatcaagaaatatttatttttaaaaaaggggatcTTATTATTTGTACTATTATGTGCTAGAAATGGCGGCAGGAGGGGGTGATTTAAATCAATAAAGAGGCAATCTTCCCATCTTCAAATAACCACAGCATTTAAGATTTATCGGTCCTTACTGTTCACTGTGACTCACTGAATCCTTAGAGACGCCCTATCAGTGGCGTACTTTTAGGATTCTCATTATACAAATTAGGGCACTAGGCTAAAAACCCTGCCACTGGTCACGCAGTGGAGGCGCCAGTTTTCAAATGCAGGCAGCAGCCTGGCACAAAGCCTGCTCCAAGTGTCTGCGACCTAGCAGGCAATCAAGACAAACTCCCCTTTAAGAAAgcggagaggggcacctggctggctcagttggttaagcggctgccttcggctcaggtcatgatcccagcgtccccggatcgagtcccacatcgggctccttgctcggcagggagcctgcttctccctctgcctctgctgccactctgtctgcctgtgctcactctctccccctctctctctgataaataaataaaatctttaaaaaaaaaaaaaaaagaaagaaagaaagcggAGAGATTAATCCAAAACCCGGTGCCGCATTATTGCGTGGCGAAACTAGATCTGATGGGACTATGGAAAACCAGGCCCTTGAGCAAATGA from the Mustela nigripes isolate SB6536 chromosome 12, MUSNIG.SB6536, whole genome shotgun sequence genome contains:
- the PHAX gene encoding phosphorylated adapter RNA export protein, whose protein sequence is MAQDAGDMEDGQLSDSDSDMTVAPSDRPLQVPKTLGGDSAVRPYQGTAIPCAPVSHYRTVKSVDSSEESFSDSDDDSSLWKRKRQKCFNPLPKPEPFQFGQSSEKPPVPGGKKVNNIWGAVLQEQNQDAVATELGILGMEGTIDKSRQSETYNYLLAKKLKRESQEHTKELDKELDEYMHGGKKMGSKEEENGQGHLKRKRPVKDRLGDRLEMDYKGRYEITEDDSQEKVADEISFRLQEPKKDLIMRVVRIIGNKKAIELLMETAEVEQNGGLFIMNGSRRRTPGGVFLNLLKNTPSISEEQIKDIFYIENQKEYENKKAARKRRTQVLGKKMKQAIKNLNFQEDDDTSRETFASDTNEALASLDEPQEGQGETKLDAEEAIEVDHSHDLDIF